The Hemibagrus wyckioides isolate EC202008001 linkage group LG12, SWU_Hwy_1.0, whole genome shotgun sequence genome includes a window with the following:
- the LOC131362441 gene encoding intraflagellar transport protein 57 homolog, whose amino-acid sequence MKRSLDNSRSRPQSQLDVGILNCKTRLTTLTVSSSNRLGGKKNMADDRRREDEDDRSPGLQHQMFLIMEDFLDRLKLLDYEEQVLVKHNMKPLSRHYFVASSYTQSNPGEQFYMFSVIAAWLITLCGRSFETPQEYDDPNAIVSNILTHLRALGGLVEFPPSKLKSGSGEHVCYVLDRLAEEALNCRQFVWKRPLYPSEQLEEESVLEDDAELTLSKVEDLTEEAAEFEDVIDLEELKSRTSQSEERGQGPEMILESVTDSAEWNLEIERVLPQLKVSVRTDIKDWRCHVSQMRQHQDGIKSSLKEAKAYLDKLLEEISKTQEKVSSREKYINTQLEHLITDYRNAQSKFCEVKELHQQASRGVTERTRTIAEINEELEKVKQEMDEKGSSMSDGVPVVKIRQSLTKLKQEIQEMDVRMGVVEQTLLQAKLKEKSNMTRDMHATHITEITTHTYS is encoded by the exons ATGAAGCGCTCTCTAGATAATTCACGTTCGCGTCCCCAGTCTCAGCTGGACGTCGGTATACTAAACTGCAAAACCCGGCTCACAACATTGACGGTCAGCAGCAGTAACCGCCTGGGTGGCAAGAAGAACATGGCAGATGATCGTCGAAGGGAAGACGAAGATGACCGGAGTCCTGGATTACAGCACCAGATGTTTCTGATTATGGAGGACTTCTTAGATAGATTAAAACTGTTGGATTATGAAGAACAAGTCCTTGTGAAGCACAACATGAAACCTCTATCCAG gcATTATTTTGTAGCAAGTTCATACACGCAAAGTAACCCTGGAGAACAGTTCTACATGTTCAGCGTCATCGCAGCTTGGCTCATAACACTGTGTGGCCGGTCATTCGAAACCCCACAAGAATATGATGACCCCAATGCGATTGTCTCAAACATCCTTACGCACCTCAGGGCACTG GGTGGGCTGGTTGAATTTCCTCCTTCAAAGCTGAAGTCTGGTTCAGGGGAACATGTGTGCTACGTCTTGGACCGCCTGGCAGAGGAAGCCCTGAATTGTAGACAGTTTGTCTGGAAGAG GCCTCTCTACCCCTCAGAGCAGTTGGAGGAGGAGTCTGTGCTGGAGGATGATGCCGAGCTCACGCTCAGCAAAGTGGAGGACTTgact GAGGAGGCTGCCGAGTTTGAAGACGTTATTGATCTGGAGGAACTGAAGTCCAGAACTAGTCAGAGT gaGGAGAGAGGGCAGGGACCAGAGATGATCCTGGAGTCAGTGACCGATTCTGCAGAATGGAATTTGGAGATAGAGAGGGTTCTGCCCCAACTCAAAGTCTCTGTCCGCACAGATATTAAG GATTGGCGGTGCCATGTGAGCCAAATGCGTCAACACCAAGATGGCATCAAAAGCTCTTTGAAAGAGGCCAAG GCATATCTAGATAAACTGCTGGAAGAGATCAGTAAGACTCAAGAGAAAGTGAGCAGCAGAGAGAAGTACATCAACACACAGCTAGAACACCTAATCACAGACTACAGGAATGCACAATCAAAATTCTGTGAG gtcaaGGAGCTGCATCAGCAGGCCAGTAGAGGAGTGACTGAGAGAACTAGAACTATAGCAGAG ATCAATGAGGAGCTTGAGAAAGTGAAGCAGGAGATGGATGAGAAGGGCAGCAGCATGTCAGACGGAG ttCCAGTAGTAAAGATCCGGCAGAGTCTGACTAAGTTAAAGCAGGAGATCCAGGAGATGGATGTGCGCATGGGGGTTGTGGAACAAACACTGTTGCAGGCCAAACTCAAGGAAAAGAGCAACATGACCAGAGACATGCAtgccacacacatcacagagattactacacacacctactcataa